The nucleotide window TGTAAAGAGTTTGCCCTGCGTTACAAATCCTCTGCATCCAATTTGTAGATGTTTGACATGTAAATTGATGCTGTTAATGAGTAAGTCTTGTCTGTATTACAGGAAGTGCTATGTCAGACAATAAGCGGAAGGGAGACGACGCTCTTGAAAATCCAATACCGAAAACTAAAAAGCTAGAGCGATCACGATGTAGCGACCTGATAGTGTTGGGATTACCTTGGAAGACCACCGAGGACATAATGAGAGAGTATTTCAGCACATTTGGAGAACTGTTAATGGTTCAGGTTTGTGTGATTTTTAGACCTGAATATTGAAGAAGACAGTTTAGTTCATTGTAGTTAATAGTTCTGGACAGTTTGAAATTTCGTTCATGGTTGAATGAGGCCCTATCTGGCAAAATGGTGTAGAATGGAGGCTTTGATCAATAAGGCCATCACTGGCATCTTTAAGTGTTACAGCCCTCAAAATTTGGTGCGTATGAGTGTTCAGTTTAGGGCCAATTCAAAATTTGGTGAACTGTTTCCAGTTTGCAAAAtggcatagaaaaaaaaaagtttgaagtaaaacaaaaaaaaaaaatgacatcacatAAGTTAAGTCGCCTGATAAAACTTTATTTGTTGAGGAAATTGACAGGAAAGCAAAGCGGGTGCCACAGGTGATAAATCTACCGAATGGATGCCATTGCCAGGTTGAAAAATTCTCGAATTTAGCTCTAGACACAAATCAGATAGTCTTTCACAGTACAGCTATTTTAAGAGTGAAGTAAAACAGTATCTGAGTGCTACATGACATTGGTCAGAGGTTCAACCCAGGCAACCCACCAATAAacctaaacaccaatcattttGTCAACCTCCCCTCGCTGCCCAAAATGCCATAAATATGGGAGAAAATAGAAAGGGTGTAAATCCTTTCACTTTATGGCACTATTAAAATTGTTGATAATTTgatatattaaatttaaatttctgtttttcatgatGATTTTGCCATGGTCACACACATACTGTTCAAGCAGTTTTCACAAAGGTAGCGATCAGTTGAAACTCATTGCCTGAgtttaaaaaatgtatctgACTTGACTGGTAACAATTCCTTCCGTGAGATAATCAGttgtaacaaattttgtttGCTGAAAAGTTTCAAAAGCGGTAGATTTCTGATGCTTTATTCCTTATAGAGTATACATTGTCAGGGGTCAGATTGATTTGCCATTCACCAACCATGTCAGTTTTCTCTTAGTGTAGTTCTTAACGTAACTTATTATTCATCTTCTGCTTCCCTCTGTCTTCTTGACTGTCAGTATGCTTTTCACATAAGGGtcagcatattttatatttaaggtttgcttgtttgtttctGTCTTCACAGGTTAAGAAAGATCCTAAGACGAGGGAATCGAAAGGTTTCGGTTTTGTGCGATTTAAGGAGTATGAGGCTCAGAAGAAGTGTTTGAGCCAGCGACACATGATAGATGGCCGATGGTGCGATGTTCGCATCCCCAATTCCAAGGTAAACTTAGATGTAAGCCTCCCAATTTTTTGTCCTTTCCTTTCATTGTTTTCtactttttgaaacatttttgttttattgttgagAAACAGCACTCCACTGAAATACATCCTGTAAAGACGCTCATGTGTGAATGGCTGTTGTTTTTGGATAGTGTTACGGTCAGATGAAATGTATTAAGTTCGCTTATGACCTGAAAGAAGTAGCAAATTCAGCTGCTAAGCTTTGCATTGATGTGATTTTTTGGGCTGAGCTGATTGCAgtgaatttaaacatttactcaAACCCATAGTGAAAATACAACAGACAGACTTTGGCAACCTCTGTTGAATGGGTACATTTGGcttgaattaaaaaaattattacatttatacagATCTCATTGACTGATATCCCGGTTTTTCTAAATTCTATTGCCACATTTGTTTGCTTATAAAATAGTCATTGCTACGACATAACTTAGGGACATTGGGCTTTATAGTTTAATAGATGCTATTGAGTGGAAAAGGAGGTATTGTGGTGAAGGCCTATTAAGTGCAACCATATTACCAGTTGTTGaattttatcatatttgtaATAAACCACTGAAATATCTAGCACATGGTTTTGTTGATCAGCCAAAgtgttaaaaaatgtttgtttaccaACAAGTTACTAGTTCACCTGAAAATGGCCATGTTAGAATTAGGCAAACAAGGCTGCATGCTTAATGATTGCAGTTTGTGAGAGAATAAAATTATATACCGTACATGGCCCCAAATTTAGCCCACAAAAATGCATAACTGccataaaatatgatttttggtgctgaaacatacattttcccCAGCAGGATATCATAATACCTTCCAAACCAGCCATAAAGTACTTTTCTATAATCGTTAGATTTCTCAGAATGCGGTCAATTaagcaagttagtcatggacaaaattttaggtcagttaGGATAGATTGCATTTTGCGATTGTTTAGATATGAAAAGCTCCCAGTAAAAAGCGTCCATTTTAAAGCGTAATGGCATGAAAATCAGGTCAATGTCCATATAACATGTTCTGCTATTTTTGTTATAAGGAGGGATCACAGAACCGAAAAGTGTTTATTGGACGATGTACTGAAGACATAACAGAGGATGACCTTCACAATTACTTCAGCCAGTTTGGAGAAGTGATCGACGTGTTCATCCCCAAACCATTCCGAGCTTTTGCCTTCGTGACTTTCGCTGACCCAGATGCAGCCCAGCATTTGTGTGGTGAAGATCACATCATCAAGAACACCAGTGTTCACATCAGCAGTGCTGCTCCGAAGAATTACGACAAATATGGCGACAAGAAAGGCGGAGGTGGAGGCGGGGGCAGTagtgggggtggtggtgggggtgggttCAATCCTAACCAAGGGGGTTTCTGGCAGGGCTACGGTCCTGGAGGTTGGGGTAACCAAGGTGGCAGAGGCTCACACAACACTGGAGGATCCTCCAACCAGGGCAATATGGGGAATAACATGGGAGGGAATATGGGCGGGTTCAATCTGGGGGCTTTCCCATTTAACACAGCCATGCTGGCGGCGGCTCTCTCTGGGCAAGGTGGCTGGGGGCTTCTGAACATGGGCAATCAAGGACATGGAGGTCAGAACACTGGAGGAggtggaggaggaggaggggaTGGCGGCAACCAGGgaggaaacaacaacaacaacaataatccCGGTTTTGCCAACGTAGGACAGAGTGGGGCTGGAGGCAGTAACTTTCTTGGGTGGGGCAATTCACATGGCCATGACGGCTCAAGCCCAAGCCCCAGTCAGGGCGGCTGGGGCTCACCAGCCAAACCGGGTACTGGATGGAACTAAAGGGTGTGAAAGGGTGGTCTGGGAGATGTAGATGGGGTTGTAGGATTGTGTGGTGAATTTGATGTGCTTGTGGATTGTGGTGTAGATTGACGCATACATGATGTCATTGTTAAAGTCtctagttcattttttttttttttttttttttttaaaatttattttttaacctTTCTCCCCCTTTTTTGTGTAGTTATACTGTTATGAATGTGTACTCATGTACCTGTATAGGtatgattatatatacatatacatataatcagtatgcatgtatgcccTTTTCCTGGTGAAAAGCGGTCTAACTTCATCTGAATCTAACTACTGGGTATATGAAACCAATCGAGCAAATAATTCATTTAAGAGAGATTCGTtcagcaacattttttttttttttttctgaaagcatgttcatattttaactggataattttttttcaaaattttattttctgtttaagaATTTGATCACTTGGCTTTGTCAAATGCCTAGCTCAAACTTTTAGAAGACTGAATGAAACAAGTTGTAGTGTGGCAGTTTTAAGTATGCTGATTTTTTCAAAGACAATATTTCAGCTCCATTTTTCCATGACTTTGCTGCAAGGTTGACGGGGTGGGCTATGAAAAATTTATTGCTACGGTTATATGATGGGCAGCATTTTGTGATTTACATACTCTATTATCTGTGTAAAGTGAGTACATTTTGGCAAAAGGTCTGGTGCAAGATTCAATAGTGATGTGGAAGAAGTTTTCTTTGTGACAAAGTTTATTATACTGTACAGTAAGTGTATTTGAACTAATCAGTGACGAGGGATTGAAAATCTAGGGGAAAAATCAAGAATTTCTCTTCTGTTTAGATGACTTAAGGGTGATGTATGTTGTGAACTGATCGGTTGTTAGAGTACTGTAGTTCACTGCTAAGTGCTAAACTGTGACCTCGCTCTTCTCTATGTTCAGTCTGTATTCTCTTGCATTGGTTAATCCACTAACTGCCTCTGGTAATAGCAATCCACAGCATATTCACCCATCCTCAGCCCAGTATAAGCATTTGGAGTAAGACACCACAGTGACTTCTtcgtttacatatacatgtactcttgcTGTGAATGGTGAGGAAATTTGCCAGTCTGCTCagaattattgtattttttcagtaaATTAGGTAGGTAGTGAGACTTTTCCACTGCATATAAATCATGTCCAATCGCATGTATTTTCAGATAGGTTCAGAAGTTACAGGGCTGTAATGGTAGTAACTACATCAGATCTTAGGCTACCGTGGCATTCTTTTGTATTGTAGAAACAGAAGATGTGGCTTATATTAGAAGCTGTAGTCTAGCATCGTAATACAATCTAACACAAGAGGAAGGTGAAGTTTACCGCTAACCTTGCCTTGTCACAGTCAGCGGAACACTTCACCAGGCATATCGCAGGATTCAGCATTGATACCACGGGAGACACCTCCTGAAAGCTGCTGATTTAGTCTCCATCGCCACCAAAACCATTTACTCACTTTATCACACAGATAGCCGAACGCTATAAATACTTTAATATTTTGTCCAGTTCACGCAGTTTATATCTTGTCTTAAGAGGGGAAGATTGATGAACTGCAATTGTTGACCAACCAATCACAGGCTCTCTCAGATTAAGGTACTGAATGAACAATTTTCATCCAATCATGTCCTTTCTTAAGCAGAGtggcagtacatgtagcatgaggGGTTAAAAAATGTAGCTATTATGGAGATATTTGAAAACGCATTTAGCAGGTGTGTATTAAATGGGAATTATCTATGATCAGAAGATAAAGTCGCAGGTGCAAAGACGGGCAtcaaagatgaaaattgtatAGAAATCCAGCAGTCATGCGAGTAGTATAATAATAATCGTACAGTGCTTGGCTGTATTGGTGGCCTATGACCGTAGCTGCCTGCCATCTGTCATGATTTGTGACTGGTACTATGAAGTGTGGGATGAGTAGAACGTATGGAGACGTGAGCTTATGTAAATGGGTAATTTATTTTGTACGAATTGCAATGCTGATTTGTTAAAGGGGCTCAAATTAGTCCACCTTCGGGTGACCCAGATACAGTTGGGGGatgggagggagggagggagaggGGTTGGGTGTGGTGAGAcctgaaatttcaaattttttatggAGTATGGACTGTTGATGAGTGTACACAAACGCCATATATAACACGAACGAAGCCGACGAAGAACGACGATGTTAAATACGTGTTTCCATATTTTCCCGCATGATGTTCTTGTGAGTTTTGGCCTGTGATGTGTATCAGTGGTGTTTGGTAGCAAAAGCTGTATAGCCTTTCTGGAAAGAGTGGACTGGAGTTCGGATATGTGTGTTAACATACAACACTTTCAAGATCCACCTAAACGTTATTCTGTATTCTTGACATTGTCATTGGTGTACGAGTGTTTCTTAACCATGATGCTATGAACtgtattcatatatatgtatattatcaCATTCATATTCTGAAAGAGAATGGCAATCTTGAGAGTTGACGGCTTCATGTGTACAACTCGGTGTAATTCTGTACCGTTCGCGACGTATGTTGCGCTGTGGGTTTTATTGTTGAAAGATGCCAGTATCCGGCTGCGTTGATTGTGAAACAAAATAGGTTTGAAAGACCTGTGGCGATGAGACTGT belongs to Liolophura sinensis isolate JHLJ2023 chromosome 9, CUHK_Ljap_v2, whole genome shotgun sequence and includes:
- the LOC135474895 gene encoding TAR DNA-binding protein 43-like, whose protein sequence is MASYIQVAEDESEEPMEIPCESDGTLLLSTLVAQFPGACGLKFRNPETGAMRGIRLVDGQLHPPEKPGAQPSWGSIPYIAVFPKGSAMSDNKRKGDDALENPIPKTKKLERSRCSDLIVLGLPWKTTEDIMREYFSTFGELLMVQVKKDPKTRESKGFGFVRFKEYEAQKKCLSQRHMIDGRWCDVRIPNSKEGSQNRKVFIGRCTEDITEDDLHNYFSQFGEVIDVFIPKPFRAFAFVTFADPDAAQHLCGEDHIIKNTSVHISSAAPKNYDKYGDKKGGGGGGGSSGGGGGGGFNPNQGGFWQGYGPGGWGNQGGRGSHNTGGSSNQGNMGNNMGGNMGGFNLGAFPFNTAMLAAALSGQGGWGLLNMGNQGHGGQNTGGGGGGGGDGGNQGGNNNNNNNPGFANVGQSGAGGSNFLGWGNSHGHDGSSPSPSQGGWGSPAKPGTGWN